In a genomic window of Dehalococcoidia bacterium:
- a CDS encoding DUF559 domain-containing protein produces the protein MTRDIPYNKNLVPYSRNLRLNTTDAERHLWAKLRLRQIKGYRFNRQKIIGNYIVDFFCPKAKLVIEVDGSQHSVGKAAQVDKVRDEFLNKLGLRVLRITDTDVLKNIEGVTEKISESIMDRSKNPP, from the coding sequence ATGACTCGCGACATACCCTATAATAAAAACTTAGTTCCTTACTCCAGAAACCTTCGGTTGAACACGACCGATGCTGAGAGACATCTTTGGGCAAAGTTGCGCCTTAGGCAGATCAAGGGGTATCGATTCAATAGGCAAAAAATAATAGGAAACTACATTGTGGACTTCTTTTGCCCGAAAGCCAAACTCGTCATAGAAGTAGATGGGAGTCAGCACTCAGTTGGTAAGGCAGCACAAGTTGACAAGGTCAGAGATGAATTCTTAAATAAGCTTGGTTTAAGAGTTCTACGCATCACAGACACGGACGTGTTAAAGAACATCGAAGGTGTGACTGAGAAAATATCTGAAAGCATAATGGACAGGAGTAAAAATCCCCCTTAA
- the ybeY gene encoding rRNA maturation RNase YbeY, translating to MEVNVLFDEGFEGAIDEGFLRQVATKALTAEHQSDAEMGILVTGQEQIRQLHKEYIGEDEPTDVLSFAMREKSEVDSPDFVFPAGDAAHLGEVIISYPQAELQAAEHGHSARKEVAILLIHGALHLLGYDHDEPERQKKMQARERAILKLVAEGLY from the coding sequence ATGGAAGTAAACGTGCTTTTCGACGAAGGATTCGAGGGCGCCATCGACGAGGGCTTTCTGCGCCAGGTCGCCACGAAAGCGCTGACCGCCGAACATCAATCCGATGCCGAGATGGGCATACTCGTCACCGGCCAGGAACAAATTCGCCAGCTTCACAAGGAGTACATTGGCGAGGACGAACCCACCGATGTGCTGTCCTTCGCCATGAGGGAAAAAAGCGAGGTTGATTCCCCCGATTTCGTTTTCCCCGCAGGGGACGCCGCCCATCTGGGTGAGGTCATCATCTCCTATCCACAAGCCGAGTTGCAGGCCGCCGAGCACGGGCATTCAGCCAGAAAAGAGGTTGCCATCCTGCTCATCCATGGCGCGCTGCACCTGCTGGGTTATGACCATGATGAACCTGAACGTCAGAAGAAAATGCAGGCCAGGGAAAGGGCCATATTGAAACTCGTAGCGGAGGGTCTCTATTGA
- a CDS encoding flavodoxin family protein: MKVLGIAGSPRFGSNTDILLGEVLKGAESKGAETKLIHVANLSIMACNHCDSCMHTGECPFQDDTQKVYKEIEQADRVVLAAPLQFMGLPSQLKALIDRAQAQWVRKYILKIPPLGDTRERRGLFVSVGGRTGEHLFEPALATVKAFFVSLDIKYAGMVAFSGIEGRAQISDNPEAIREAFSAGEKLVEPATPPGNA; encoded by the coding sequence TTGAAAGTCTTAGGAATAGCTGGCAGCCCGCGTTTCGGCAGCAACACAGACATCTTGCTTGGCGAGGTGCTCAAAGGGGCCGAAAGCAAGGGCGCGGAGACAAAACTGATACACGTTGCCAACCTCAGCATCATGGCGTGTAACCACTGTGACTCCTGCATGCACACGGGGGAATGCCCCTTTCAGGACGATACGCAAAAGGTCTATAAAGAAATAGAGCAGGCCGACCGCGTGGTGCTGGCGGCGCCGCTGCAATTCATGGGACTGCCCTCACAATTAAAGGCGCTGATAGACCGGGCGCAGGCGCAGTGGGTCAGAAAATATATTCTGAAAATCCCGCCTCTGGGGGATACGAGGGAGCGCAGGGGGCTTTTCGTATCCGTAGGGGGGCGCACCGGCGAGCATCTTTTCGAGCCGGCTCTGGCTACAGTAAAAGCCTTTTTTGTCAGCCTGGACATCAAATATGCCGGCATGGTGGCTTTTTCCGGCATCGAAGGCCGGGCCCAGATTTCAGACAATCCGGAAGCCATCAGAGAGGCTTTTAGCGCCGGAGAAAAGCTGGTGGAGCCGGCTACTCCTCCAGGAAATGCTTAA